The proteins below come from a single Chryseobacterium nepalense genomic window:
- a CDS encoding M1 family metallopeptidase, protein MKKLSYTLLFASGLVFGQFFETGKTFTKQDTLKGSDTAFRNFWDVKKYDLSVEPDFEAKSIKGYNKISFEITKDIKNPTFQIDLQQPMKADKVQASFPMAEYKQEGDFIWIKSDKAFKKGEKYTVDITYSGNPRIARNAPWDGGWIFTKDEKGNPWMSVADEGIGASIWLPTKDIWSDEPENGIVMKIITPKDLVGVGNGRLISKKQEGDKTAYTWEVKNPINAYSIIPNIGKYVNFKDTFNGEKGKLDLDYWVIDYNLDKAKKQFQQVKPMLSAFEYWFGPYPFYEDSYKLVESPYLGMEHQSNVAYGNGYTNGYLGNDLSGTGVGLNWDYIIIHESGHEWFANNITAKDQADMWVHEGFTMYSEVLFTEKFMDKKSADLYMQGIHKTISNDTPIIGKYGVRNEGSGDMYSKGASMLHTIRQVINNDEKFREILRGINKDFYHQTVTTQQIENYISKKSGIDFSSVFNQYLRSVKVPVLEYEQKGEELKFRYTNVVKNFSLPIRIDSDITINPTEQWQTIKMKKGNPVQFNKNYYIRYKKVQ, encoded by the coding sequence ATGAAAAAACTTTCATATACGCTTTTATTTGCTTCAGGATTGGTTTTCGGCCAGTTTTTCGAGACAGGTAAAACTTTTACGAAACAGGACACTTTGAAAGGTTCAGATACGGCATTCAGAAATTTCTGGGATGTAAAGAAGTACGACCTTTCCGTGGAACCGGATTTTGAAGCGAAAAGCATAAAGGGCTATAATAAAATCAGCTTTGAAATCACTAAAGATATTAAAAATCCTACGTTTCAGATAGATCTTCAGCAGCCGATGAAAGCTGATAAAGTGCAAGCAAGCTTTCCCATGGCAGAGTATAAACAGGAAGGCGATTTTATCTGGATTAAATCTGATAAAGCATTTAAAAAGGGAGAAAAATATACGGTTGATATTACCTATTCAGGAAATCCGAGAATCGCGAGAAATGCGCCGTGGGACGGAGGATGGATATTTACCAAAGACGAAAAAGGAAATCCGTGGATGAGTGTTGCCGATGAAGGCATCGGAGCTTCAATATGGCTTCCTACCAAAGATATCTGGAGTGATGAACCCGAAAACGGGATTGTTATGAAAATCATTACGCCGAAAGATCTGGTTGGTGTTGGAAACGGAAGGCTCATCAGTAAAAAACAGGAAGGTGATAAAACCGCTTATACATGGGAAGTTAAAAATCCGATCAATGCGTATTCCATTATTCCCAACATCGGAAAATATGTCAATTTTAAAGATACTTTCAATGGAGAAAAAGGCAAGCTGGATCTTGATTACTGGGTAATCGATTATAATCTTGATAAAGCTAAAAAACAGTTTCAGCAGGTAAAACCGATGCTTTCTGCGTTTGAATACTGGTTTGGTCCGTATCCTTTTTATGAGGATTCTTACAAACTTGTAGAGTCGCCTTATCTCGGTATGGAGCACCAGAGTAATGTAGCCTACGGAAACGGATATACAAACGGATATCTCGGAAATGATCTTTCAGGAACCGGTGTCGGGCTAAACTGGGATTACATCATTATCCACGAAAGCGGCCATGAGTGGTTTGCCAACAATATCACGGCAAAAGATCAGGCAGACATGTGGGTACACGAAGGGTTTACCATGTATTCCGAGGTTCTCTTCACAGAAAAGTTTATGGATAAAAAATCGGCGGACCTGTACATGCAGGGAATCCATAAAACCATCAGCAATGATACGCCAATCATTGGAAAATACGGCGTTAGGAATGAGGGAAGCGGCGACATGTATTCTAAAGGAGCAAGTATGCTTCACACCATTCGCCAGGTAATCAATAATGATGAAAAGTTCAGGGAGATTTTAAGAGGAATCAACAAAGATTTTTATCATCAGACGGTAACCACACAACAGATTGAAAATTATATTTCAAAAAAATCGGGAATTGATTTTTCAAGCGTATTCAACCAATATCTGAGGTCTGTAAAAGTTCCTGTTCTTGAATATGAACAAAAAGGAGAAGAGCTGAAGTTCAGGTATACTAATGTGGTTAAAAATTTCAGTTTGCCTATAAGAATCGACAGTGATATTACCATTAATCCTACGGAACAATGGCAAACCATAAAAATGAAGAAAGGAAATCCGGTACAATTCAATAAAAATTATTATATCAGGTATAAAAAAGTACAATAA
- the recQ gene encoding DNA helicase RecQ produces the protein MSAKKANLSGELKKYFGFSTFKGQQEQIIENLLNGKDIFVLMPTGGGKSLCYQLPALISEGTAIVVSPLIALMKNQVDAVNGLSSDSGVAHVLNSSLNKTQTKQVFDDIKNGKTKLLYVAPESLIKEDYLDFLKEVKISFFAIDEAHCISEWGHDFRPEYRNLKSIIDKIADVPVIALTATATPKVQDDIQKTLGMTNALVFKESFNRPNLYYEVRPKVNVDKEIVKFINQNKGKSGIVYCLSRRKVEEFAQLLQVNGINALPYHAGLDQKVRVANQDKFLMEEVDVIVATIAFGMGIDKPDVRFVIHYDFPKSLESYYQETGRAGRDGGEGYCLAFYDPKDIEKLEKFLAQKPVSEREIGLQLLNEVVGYAETSMSRRQYILYYFGENFDPVNGDGAKMCDNSSNPPKLKDATNDLKRVLQLIKDTGEKFKAKDLISIIAGKETAVTKSYKLEQSSYFGFGKEEKDNHWKTILRQATVQNFLQKDIETYGVLKIAEKGKLVLDGKLEHSFLIAEDREFDLTQTKAESDQVQMQSAGGLDQNLFNQLKELRKKVAKKHGIPPYTVFMDPSLEDMTVQYPITVEEIAKIYGVGEGKAKKYGKEFADFISKYVEDNNIERTQDMVLKQVANKSSHKVFIIQSTDKKIDLEDIARAKNLSMDELLKEMERIVYQGTKLNIDYYIEDNFDEDIVDGFMEFMNESESDSMKVLLDEFGDELSDEEVRMLRIKFISDVAN, from the coding sequence ATGAGCGCAAAAAAAGCCAATTTATCAGGCGAATTGAAAAAATATTTCGGATTTTCTACTTTTAAAGGGCAGCAGGAACAAATTATTGAAAACCTTCTGAACGGAAAAGATATATTTGTTTTAATGCCTACCGGAGGTGGAAAATCCTTATGCTACCAGCTTCCGGCACTTATTTCCGAAGGTACGGCCATTGTGGTGTCACCTTTGATAGCATTAATGAAAAATCAGGTGGATGCTGTGAACGGACTTTCATCTGATAGCGGAGTAGCCCATGTTTTGAATTCATCTTTAAACAAAACACAGACCAAACAGGTTTTTGACGATATAAAAAACGGAAAAACAAAACTTCTTTATGTGGCGCCGGAATCTCTTATCAAAGAAGATTATCTGGATTTTCTGAAGGAAGTGAAAATATCATTTTTCGCCATAGATGAGGCTCACTGTATTTCAGAATGGGGTCACGATTTCAGACCCGAATACAGAAATCTCAAATCCATTATCGATAAAATTGCCGATGTCCCGGTAATAGCCCTTACGGCAACTGCCACCCCAAAAGTTCAGGATGACATCCAGAAAACACTGGGAATGACGAATGCTCTGGTCTTTAAAGAGAGTTTCAACAGACCGAACCTCTATTATGAAGTACGTCCGAAAGTAAATGTAGATAAGGAAATTGTAAAATTTATCAATCAGAATAAAGGAAAGTCGGGAATCGTTTATTGCCTTAGCAGAAGAAAAGTGGAAGAGTTTGCCCAGCTTCTTCAGGTAAATGGTATCAACGCCTTACCGTATCACGCAGGTCTTGACCAGAAAGTGCGGGTAGCCAATCAGGACAAGTTTCTGATGGAAGAGGTTGATGTGATTGTCGCTACCATTGCATTCGGGATGGGAATTGATAAACCGGATGTACGTTTTGTCATTCATTATGATTTCCCGAAATCGCTGGAAAGCTATTATCAGGAAACGGGAAGGGCAGGACGTGACGGCGGAGAAGGCTACTGTCTTGCGTTTTACGATCCGAAAGACATTGAAAAACTTGAAAAATTCCTGGCTCAGAAACCTGTGTCGGAAAGAGAAATCGGGTTACAGCTTCTTAATGAAGTAGTAGGCTATGCCGAAACGTCCATGAGCAGGAGACAATATATTTTATACTATTTCGGGGAAAATTTTGATCCGGTAAATGGAGATGGCGCTAAAATGTGTGATAATTCCTCAAACCCTCCAAAATTGAAAGATGCTACAAATGATCTTAAAAGAGTCCTGCAGCTGATAAAAGATACGGGTGAGAAGTTTAAAGCAAAAGATCTGATTTCCATTATTGCCGGCAAGGAAACGGCTGTTACAAAATCCTATAAGCTGGAACAAAGCTCTTATTTCGGTTTTGGAAAAGAGGAAAAAGATAATCACTGGAAAACAATTTTAAGACAGGCAACGGTTCAGAATTTTTTACAGAAAGATATTGAAACTTATGGTGTTTTAAAGATTGCTGAAAAGGGTAAACTGGTTTTAGACGGAAAGCTGGAACATTCTTTCCTTATCGCCGAAGACAGGGAGTTTGACCTTACGCAGACAAAAGCCGAAAGTGATCAGGTTCAGATGCAGTCTGCCGGAGGATTGGACCAGAATTTATTCAATCAGTTAAAAGAACTAAGGAAAAAAGTTGCCAAAAAGCACGGAATTCCGCCGTATACAGTTTTTATGGACCCGAGTCTGGAAGATATGACGGTGCAATATCCCATAACGGTTGAAGAGATTGCCAAAATCTACGGTGTTGGTGAAGGAAAAGCTAAAAAATACGGTAAAGAATTTGCGGATTTTATCAGTAAATATGTAGAGGATAATAACATCGAACGTACTCAGGATATGGTGCTCAAACAGGTGGCTAATAAATCCAGCCATAAAGTTTTTATCATTCAGAGTACTGATAAAAAGATTGATCTTGAAGACATTGCAAGAGCCAAAAATCTTTCGATGGACGAATTGCTGAAGGAAATGGAACGCATCGTTTATCAGGGAACCAAACTTAATATCGATTATTATATTGAAGATAATTTTGATGAAGATATTGTAGACGGTTTCATGGAGTTCATGAACGAATCTGAAAGCGACAGCATGAAAGTGCTGCTGGATGAATTCGGGGATGAACTTTCGGATGAAGAGGTGAGAATGTTGAGAATAAAATTCATCAGCGATGTTGCCAACTAA
- a CDS encoding KpsF/GutQ family sugar-phosphate isomerase, which produces MERSDIISIAKSTLEIEISELEKLRHRLNDDFARAVEIVHSAKGKLIVVGIGKSAHVGNKIVATLNSTGTPSQFLHASEAIHGDLGVIQKQDVVLCISNSGNSPEIVNLVPYLKEYSSALIGMTGNKTSKLAEFSEIILDTHVDMEACPNKLAPTSSTTLQMALGDALAIALMEMNDFKANDFAKFHPGGSLGKNLISKVDDFLSSQKPQVTEHDTVKDVIISISGSRHGITVVTNNDEIIGVITDGDLRRMLLKGDDISKVLAKDIMSAKPKTIERTALAKEAMKILKENNIGQLVVTENGKYFGIIDLHKLLDEGIN; this is translated from the coding sequence ATGGAAAGATCCGACATTATCTCAATAGCGAAAAGCACTTTAGAAATAGAAATTTCAGAACTTGAAAAGCTCCGCCACCGATTAAATGATGATTTTGCCCGTGCTGTGGAGATTGTCCATTCTGCCAAAGGTAAATTAATCGTGGTAGGAATCGGGAAATCTGCCCATGTAGGCAACAAAATCGTTGCAACCCTGAATTCCACGGGAACACCTTCCCAGTTTTTGCACGCTTCAGAAGCCATCCACGGAGATCTTGGAGTGATCCAGAAACAGGATGTGGTGTTGTGCATTTCCAACTCCGGAAATTCTCCTGAAATTGTAAACCTCGTTCCTTATCTTAAAGAATATTCTTCGGCACTGATCGGGATGACCGGAAATAAAACAAGCAAGCTTGCAGAGTTTTCAGAAATTATACTGGACACGCATGTCGATATGGAAGCCTGTCCCAATAAACTGGCCCCGACAAGTTCCACCACTTTACAGATGGCTTTGGGAGACGCTCTGGCCATTGCTTTAATGGAAATGAATGATTTTAAGGCTAATGATTTTGCTAAATTTCATCCCGGCGGAAGCCTTGGGAAAAACCTGATCTCGAAAGTGGATGATTTTTTGTCTTCGCAAAAACCGCAGGTAACGGAACATGATACCGTAAAAGACGTTATTATCTCCATCAGCGGTTCCCGTCACGGAATTACTGTTGTTACCAATAACGATGAGATTATCGGAGTAATTACCGACGGAGATTTGAGAAGAATGCTTTTGAAAGGCGATGATATTTCAAAAGTACTGGCCAAAGATATTATGTCTGCCAAGCCGAAAACCATTGAAAGAACAGCTTTGGCAAAAGAAGCCATGAAAATTTTAAAAGAAAACAATATCGGACAGCTTGTTGTGACGGAAAACGGAAAGTATTTCGGGATTATTGATCTTCATAAGCTGCTGGACGAAGGAATTAATTAA
- the tatC gene encoding twin-arginine translocase subunit TatC has translation MSEKDMSFLGHIGELRGHLIRSILAIIIAAVIIGFNINWIMDHIFFGPTRNDFATFEMVNHFSRMILGEDSIHLPKDFPVRASKLYQQFNVMMAVSIFGGIVLAFPYIVWELWRFISPALHPNERKNSIFIINSVWILFMTGVLCGYFLILPFAVNFGVIFKISDIIIPLYDLSDYTTLFLQVVLGMGVIFLFPILIYFLTTIGILTPVFMKTYRRHAIVLIMVVAAIITPADVLSMMMAALPLLLLYEFSIVMCAYTYKKVQKAAGNLPAVKN, from the coding sequence GTGAGTGAAAAAGACATGTCTTTCCTTGGACATATTGGAGAATTAAGAGGTCACCTCATCCGTTCGATTCTTGCCATCATCATTGCGGCAGTCATTATCGGATTTAACATCAACTGGATCATGGATCATATTTTTTTCGGTCCCACCAGAAACGATTTTGCCACCTTTGAAATGGTCAATCACTTCTCAAGAATGATTTTGGGTGAAGACAGCATTCACCTTCCTAAAGATTTCCCGGTACGTGCCAGCAAATTATACCAGCAGTTTAATGTTATGATGGCGGTATCCATATTTGGCGGTATTGTTCTGGCTTTTCCATACATTGTTTGGGAACTGTGGAGGTTTATCAGCCCGGCCCTTCATCCTAATGAAAGAAAAAACTCTATTTTCATCATCAATTCCGTATGGATTTTGTTTATGACGGGAGTATTATGCGGATATTTCCTGATTCTTCCGTTTGCCGTTAATTTCGGAGTTATTTTTAAAATTTCAGATATCATTATTCCGCTTTACGATTTAAGTGACTATACAACTTTATTTTTACAGGTTGTTCTCGGAATGGGAGTTATTTTCCTTTTCCCGATTCTTATTTATTTCCTTACAACCATAGGAATATTAACCCCGGTTTTTATGAAAACATACCGTCGCCATGCCATTGTCCTGATCATGGTAGTAGCCGCGATTATCACTCCGGCAGATGTTTTAAGTATGATGATGGCAGCATTGCCATTGTTACTGCTTTACGAATTCAGTATTGTGATGTGTGCCTATACCTACAAAAAGGTACAGAAAGCGGCAGGTAATCTGCCGGCTGTTAAGAATTAA
- a CDS encoding glycosyltransferase, which produces MKKISVIFILPDLETGGAERIVTTIANHLSRDRFEPKILLLRKQGGYLKFLNRDVEIIDINTEKIRHSLKPILREIYRRKPDIVFSGFGEVNAYLSLFIKLFPKTKFIARETNVVTRHVTRKEIKFFYNFYNNYDKIIAQSDDMMRDLIRNFSIKSSKIVKINNPVDFDFIESKLASAQKPESFKLNYKNVVAIGNLSARKGFDNLLKVFSRLKNENILLHILGDGKDREMLHQMKDFLGLEHVIFHGRQENPYEFLKYADLFILSSRYEGFPNVLLEAGACGTYSLANNCPGGINEIIQNETNGEVSDIENYEDFSQKILKILHENHDEDLIKSSIKSRFSKNIILDAYEKVLLSMVK; this is translated from the coding sequence ATGAAAAAGATTTCTGTCATATTTATTCTGCCGGATCTTGAAACCGGAGGCGCAGAAAGGATTGTTACCACAATTGCGAATCATCTTTCCAGAGATCGTTTCGAGCCTAAGATTTTGCTGTTACGCAAACAGGGAGGATATCTGAAATTTCTCAATAGAGATGTAGAAATCATTGACATTAATACTGAAAAAATCAGGCATTCATTAAAACCTATTCTGCGGGAAATATACCGCAGAAAACCCGATATTGTCTTTTCCGGATTTGGAGAGGTAAATGCGTATTTATCATTGTTTATCAAGCTTTTTCCGAAAACGAAATTTATCGCAAGGGAAACGAATGTGGTCACCCGGCACGTCACCAGAAAGGAAATCAAATTCTTCTATAATTTCTATAATAATTACGATAAGATTATTGCGCAGAGTGATGATATGATGCGGGATCTTATTAGAAATTTCAGCATAAAATCGAGCAAGATTGTTAAAATCAATAATCCTGTAGATTTTGATTTTATTGAATCAAAGCTTGCTTCCGCACAAAAGCCTGAGAGCTTTAAATTAAACTACAAAAACGTAGTAGCTATCGGGAATTTATCGGCAAGAAAAGGTTTTGATAATCTGCTGAAAGTTTTTTCCAGGCTGAAAAATGAAAATATTCTGCTTCACATTCTGGGAGACGGAAAAGACCGCGAAATGTTGCATCAGATGAAGGATTTCCTTGGCCTTGAACACGTCATCTTCCACGGCAGACAAGAAAATCCATATGAATTCCTGAAATATGCGGACCTTTTTATTCTCTCTTCGCGCTACGAAGGATTTCCTAACGTTTTGCTTGAAGCAGGGGCTTGCGGAACCTATTCGCTGGCCAATAATTGTCCGGGTGGCATTAACGAAATCATACAAAACGAAACTAATGGTGAAGTTTCCGATATAGAAAATTATGAAGATTTTTCACAGAAAATTTTAAAAATTCTTCATGAAAATCATGATGAAGATCTGATTAAAAGCTCTATCAAATCCAGGTTTTCTAAAAATATTATTCTGGATGCCTATGAAAAGGTACTGTTGAGCATGGTGAAATGA
- a CDS encoding PDZ domain-containing protein — MKKIALSLGVLTTFLVNAQSIKTTIDLVNVKDDKVAVTMEFPKMKSRDVKFHFPKTVPGTYSVDDYGRFVEGIKFLDNKGKEIAFTKVNDNTYALKNAQNLSKVTYLVNDSFDDEMDTSKHKAVFSPSGTDIEAGKIYLINTHGFVGYIDNMQDVPYQLVIQKPADFYGTTALVDQDQSDATDTFTLANYAKVTDSPLMYTKPDYITFNAGGMDLVLGVYSPSGKYKAADFKDNLEKMVVAQKKFLGDMNTNKKYAIMLYLAGGDGPQIKGFGALEHHESTSVVLPEMMPKEAIDKTITDVVSHEFFHTVNPLKTHSEEIHYFDYADPKMSQHLWMYEGGTEYFANLFQIQEGLITRDEFLQRMNEKITNSKNYNDTMPFTLMSKNVLLDEYKDQYRNVYEKGALLAMCLDIELRKLSNGEMGYRDMIRKLSQRFGENKPFKDDKLIDELVAVTGYPQVRDFYNKYIAGSQPTPYAQYLNMVGVELKKQETPPIFWFIKDPNQTGYDEKTNTFVFDESSALSPFAKSIGFKITDKILALDGKTINIQNVQDFINYSKTIKEGQNVTVTVLRDNGGKSEKIDLKGKAVLDKMTIENLQFKANPTPEEKKLQDQWLTGKK; from the coding sequence ATGAAAAAAATAGCACTTAGCTTAGGCGTTTTAACTACGTTTCTGGTGAATGCCCAGTCGATTAAAACTACAATCGATCTAGTGAACGTAAAAGACGATAAAGTAGCCGTAACCATGGAATTTCCGAAGATGAAATCCAGAGATGTGAAGTTTCACTTTCCAAAAACGGTGCCCGGAACCTATTCTGTAGATGATTACGGAAGATTTGTGGAAGGCATTAAATTTTTAGACAACAAAGGAAAAGAAATTGCATTTACAAAAGTCAATGACAATACCTATGCTCTAAAGAATGCACAGAATCTATCCAAAGTCACCTATCTTGTAAACGATAGTTTCGATGATGAAATGGATACTTCAAAGCACAAGGCTGTTTTTTCGCCATCCGGAACGGACATTGAAGCAGGGAAGATTTACCTCATCAACACCCACGGATTTGTCGGATACATCGACAATATGCAGGATGTTCCTTATCAGCTGGTGATTCAGAAGCCTGCAGATTTTTATGGGACAACGGCTTTGGTAGACCAGGACCAATCGGATGCTACAGATACCTTTACGCTGGCCAATTATGCAAAAGTTACCGATTCACCATTAATGTACACCAAACCTGATTATATCACCTTCAATGCAGGAGGTATGGATCTGGTATTGGGAGTGTACTCCCCTTCCGGAAAATATAAAGCTGCAGATTTTAAAGATAATCTTGAAAAAATGGTGGTTGCCCAAAAGAAATTCCTGGGTGACATGAATACCAATAAAAAATACGCAATCATGCTGTATCTTGCGGGTGGAGACGGACCTCAGATCAAAGGATTCGGTGCGCTGGAACATCATGAATCGACCAGTGTTGTGCTTCCTGAAATGATGCCGAAAGAAGCAATCGACAAAACCATTACCGACGTCGTTTCGCATGAGTTTTTTCATACCGTAAATCCATTGAAAACGCATTCTGAAGAAATCCATTACTTTGATTACGCAGATCCGAAAATGTCTCAGCATCTCTGGATGTATGAAGGCGGAACGGAATATTTCGCCAACCTTTTCCAGATCCAGGAAGGGCTTATTACCAGAGATGAATTCCTTCAGAGAATGAATGAAAAAATCACCAACTCAAAGAACTACAACGACACCATGCCTTTCACGTTGATGAGTAAAAATGTTCTTCTGGACGAATACAAGGACCAGTACAGAAATGTTTATGAAAAAGGAGCACTTCTTGCCATGTGTCTGGATATCGAGCTCAGAAAACTTTCTAACGGTGAAATGGGATACAGGGATATGATCAGGAAACTGTCTCAACGATTCGGTGAAAATAAGCCATTCAAAGATGATAAGCTTATTGATGAACTGGTTGCCGTAACAGGATATCCTCAGGTAAGAGATTTTTATAATAAATATATTGCAGGAAGCCAGCCGACACCTTATGCACAATACCTTAATATGGTGGGTGTTGAACTGAAGAAGCAGGAAACGCCGCCGATTTTCTGGTTTATTAAAGATCCGAACCAGACAGGATATGACGAAAAAACAAATACTTTCGTGTTTGATGAAAGCTCTGCACTTTCACCTTTTGCAAAAAGCATTGGCTTCAAAATTACCGATAAGATCCTGGCTTTGGATGGAAAAACCATCAACATTCAAAACGTTCAGGATTTCATTAATTATTCCAAAACGATTAAAGAAGGCCAGAATGTAACGGTAACGGTTCTTAGGGACAACGGCGGGAAATCTGAAAAGATTGATCTTAAAGGTAAAGCGGTTCTTGATAAAATGACCATAGAAAATTTACAGTTTAAAGCTAACCCGACGCCGGAAGAAAAGAAACTTCAGGATCAGTGGCTTACGGGAAAGAAGTAA